One genomic window of Ottowia oryzae includes the following:
- a CDS encoding bactofilin family protein: MFGSGKDKSTPAVAHAAQAGASSKQIDTLIAQQCTLEGDLTTQNSIKVDGHIQGTLRAEGRAIIGETGVVKGDVHAADLLVLGRLEGNVFAQRLHLQATANIHGNITTESLQVDPGARYHGSVSMKDDGATVVPFAAPGAAAAAEPAAGRAAKG, from the coding sequence ATGTTCGGCTCTGGCAAAGACAAGTCCACCCCCGCCGTCGCCCACGCCGCCCAGGCGGGCGCATCCTCCAAACAGATCGATACGCTGATCGCCCAGCAATGCACGCTGGAAGGTGATCTGACCACGCAGAACTCGATCAAGGTCGATGGCCACATCCAGGGCACGCTGCGCGCCGAAGGACGCGCCATCATCGGGGAAACCGGCGTGGTCAAGGGCGATGTGCACGCCGCCGACTTGCTGGTGCTGGGCCGGCTGGAGGGCAACGTGTTCGCCCAGCGCCTGCACCTGCAGGCCACGGCCAACATCCACGGCAACATCACCACCGAATCCCTGCAGGTGGACCCGGGCGCGCGCTACCACGGCAGCGTCAGCATGAAGGACGACGGCGCCACCGTGGTGCCCTTCGCCGCGCCAGGCGCCGCAGCGGCCGCAGAGCCGGCTGCAGGCCGCGCCGCCAAGGGCTGA
- a CDS encoding M23 family metallopeptidase has translation MTRCTVLIVTDTETRSLQVDARALRWLKPALIGLSGAAVLLTLGLATVGTHYVVARAESRSELDARRQEIAGLRAQVDDLRNFTSAEINAKLSALKKSEQMISELQAYLGARGVNVKPVSAAPATGQPNPAAGGPLMSVARPVPFTGSFARDAGDLLQTLQSVPLGLPHDGALSSQFGGRPNPFTGRGNESHGGLDFKGTTGEAVHATARGKVTQAGRQGGYGNSVTVSHGFGYSTVYAHLSRVDVQLGQSLQPGDTVGLLGSTGRSTGPHLHYEVQWRGQRLDPQSFLALGAPAPSAP, from the coding sequence ATGACCCGCTGCACGGTACTGATCGTCACCGACACCGAAACCCGCTCGCTGCAAGTCGATGCCCGGGCGCTGCGTTGGCTCAAGCCCGCGCTGATCGGCCTGTCCGGCGCCGCCGTGTTGCTGACGCTTGGCCTGGCCACCGTGGGCACCCATTACGTCGTCGCACGCGCCGAAAGCCGCAGCGAACTGGACGCCCGCCGCCAGGAAATCGCCGGCCTGCGTGCGCAGGTGGACGATTTGCGCAACTTCACCTCGGCCGAGATCAATGCCAAGCTGAGCGCGCTGAAAAAATCCGAGCAGATGATCAGCGAGCTGCAGGCCTACCTCGGCGCCCGCGGCGTCAACGTCAAGCCCGTGTCGGCAGCACCCGCCACCGGCCAGCCCAACCCCGCTGCCGGCGGCCCGCTGATGTCCGTCGCGCGGCCCGTGCCTTTCACCGGTAGCTTTGCACGCGATGCGGGCGACCTGCTGCAAACCTTGCAATCGGTGCCGCTGGGGCTGCCGCACGACGGCGCGCTCAGCTCGCAGTTCGGCGGCCGACCCAACCCCTTCACCGGGCGCGGCAATGAATCGCACGGCGGGCTGGATTTCAAAGGCACCACGGGCGAGGCCGTTCATGCCACTGCGCGCGGCAAGGTCACGCAGGCCGGGCGCCAGGGCGGCTACGGCAATTCCGTCACCGTGAGCCATGGCTTTGGCTACAGCACCGTGTACGCGCACCTGTCGCGGGTGGACGTGCAGTTGGGCCAGTCCCTGCAACCCGGCGACACGGTGGGCCTGCTGGGCTCCACTGGGCGCTCCACTGGCCCGCACCTGCACTATGAGGTGCAGTGGCGCGGCCAGCGGCTGGACCCGCAATCCTTCCTGGCGCTTGGCGCGCCCGCCCCCAGCGCTCCCTGA
- a CDS encoding Rne/Rng family ribonuclease, with product MKRMLINATQAEERRLAIVDGQKLLDYEIEIEGREQRKGNIYKAVVTRVEPSLEACFVDYGEERHGFLPFKEISRQYFAEGVSVSQARINDVIREGQELLVQVEKEERGNKGAALTTFVSLAGRYVVLMPNNPRGGGVSRRIEGEDRAELKEAMDQLEYPKGMSIIARTAGIGRTAPELQWDLNYLLKLWEAIDGAAKGAKGAFLIYQESNLVIRAIRDYFNSDIGDILIDTDDVYDQAQQFMSHVMPEQAHRVKRYRDNAPLFSRFQIEHQIESAYSRTVTLPSGGAIVIDHAEALVAVDVNSARAIKGGDIEETATRTNLEAADEVARQMRLRDLGGLIVIDFIDMEEAKNRREVENRLRDALRQDRARVQFGSISKFGLLEMSRQRLKPALSEGASIPCPRCGGSGHVRDTESSALQILRIIQEECMKDNTAAVNVQVPVEVASFLLNEKRPEIAKIELKQRVNVTLVPNKTLETPHYKLERLKHDDPRLDDLDNSYKLAEEFEDPTTVTRRSQEPTNRQQPVIKGVLRDSPAPQPVAKPEPAAVAPAQVAPRPAPAPIVAPTPAPAGLMGWLKSFFGGATAPAPVVATPAPAPQAASPEKTEARNGDRRGGRGGRGGRGGEGRGGEGRGQGADGARRSESSAEGRNANGGRDGGRRQGERTERGERTDRPRRDGQPAVQGEDFSPKAVSEIDSVADTNAPRAPRTDRGERGERGDGRRGRGEGRRERSPQDAAQDVTAMSGSDVAAERPQGELDTGNAERRERRPRERGERGGRERRERAPEGFDAASAAPAASTANVAEASAPSDAAAPQAAPRSYFARAAEAQDASAPVAHASPIAAAPVTAALAAMDVESAAAHSAPVAPREAAPRAAAPSRPTPAPAPVAAPAAAPVPQGMPKVQPFTLPAAELAEVAQVAGLQWVNSDADKVAAVRAAIAAEPRPIHVPRERPAQVVLDEGPLVLVETRKDLRDVRLAFEQEGNAAPH from the coding sequence ATGAAACGGATGCTGATCAACGCCACGCAGGCCGAAGAGCGCCGCCTGGCGATCGTCGATGGACAGAAACTGCTCGATTACGAGATCGAGATTGAAGGGCGCGAGCAGCGCAAGGGCAATATCTACAAGGCGGTGGTGACGCGCGTCGAGCCGTCGCTGGAAGCCTGTTTCGTGGATTACGGCGAAGAGCGCCACGGCTTCCTGCCGTTCAAGGAGATTTCGCGCCAGTATTTCGCCGAAGGGGTTTCGGTCAGCCAGGCGCGCATCAACGACGTGATCCGCGAGGGGCAGGAACTGCTCGTCCAGGTCGAAAAGGAAGAACGCGGCAACAAGGGCGCGGCGCTGACCACCTTCGTCAGCCTGGCTGGCCGTTACGTCGTGCTGATGCCCAACAACCCGCGCGGCGGTGGCGTCAGCCGCCGTATCGAGGGCGAGGACCGCGCCGAGTTGAAAGAGGCGATGGACCAGCTCGAATACCCGAAAGGGATGAGCATCATCGCCCGCACGGCAGGCATTGGCCGCACCGCGCCCGAGCTGCAGTGGGATCTGAACTACCTGCTCAAGCTGTGGGAAGCCATCGACGGCGCCGCCAAGGGCGCCAAGGGCGCCTTCCTGATCTACCAGGAAAGCAACCTGGTAATCCGCGCCATCCGCGACTATTTCAATTCGGACATCGGCGACATCCTGATCGACACGGACGACGTGTACGACCAGGCGCAGCAGTTCATGAGCCACGTGATGCCCGAACAGGCGCACCGCGTGAAGCGCTACCGTGACAACGCGCCGCTGTTCAGCCGCTTCCAGATCGAGCACCAGATTGAATCGGCCTACAGCCGCACCGTGACGCTGCCTTCGGGCGGCGCCATCGTGATCGACCACGCCGAAGCGCTGGTCGCGGTGGACGTGAACTCGGCCCGCGCCATCAAGGGCGGCGACATCGAAGAAACCGCCACCCGCACCAACCTGGAAGCCGCCGACGAGGTGGCCCGCCAGATGCGCCTGCGCGACTTGGGCGGCCTGATCGTGATCGACTTCATCGACATGGAAGAGGCGAAGAACCGCCGCGAGGTGGAAAACCGCCTGCGCGACGCGTTGCGCCAAGACCGTGCGCGCGTGCAATTTGGCTCGATCAGCAAGTTCGGCCTGCTGGAGATGAGCCGCCAGCGCCTGAAGCCGGCGCTGTCGGAAGGCGCCTCGATCCCCTGCCCGCGTTGCGGTGGCTCCGGCCACGTGCGCGACACCGAATCGTCGGCGCTGCAGATCCTGCGCATCATTCAAGAAGAATGCATGAAGGACAACACCGCCGCCGTCAACGTGCAGGTGCCGGTGGAAGTGGCCAGCTTCCTGCTGAATGAAAAGCGCCCCGAGATCGCCAAGATCGAGCTCAAGCAGCGCGTCAACGTCACACTGGTGCCCAACAAAACGCTGGAAACGCCGCACTACAAGCTCGAACGCCTGAAGCACGACGACCCGCGCCTGGACGACCTCGACAACAGCTACAAGCTGGCCGAGGAATTCGAGGACCCGACCACTGTCACCCGCCGCAGCCAGGAGCCGACCAACCGCCAGCAGCCGGTGATCAAGGGCGTGCTGCGCGACAGCCCCGCCCCGCAACCCGTGGCCAAGCCCGAGCCTGCCGCCGTGGCGCCCGCCCAGGTGGCACCCCGTCCGGCGCCCGCGCCGATCGTCGCCCCAACGCCAGCACCCGCCGGGCTGATGGGCTGGCTCAAGAGCTTCTTCGGCGGCGCGACCGCGCCAGCGCCAGTGGTGGCCACGCCCGCACCTGCACCGCAAGCTGCATCGCCCGAGAAGACCGAAGCACGCAACGGTGACCGACGCGGTGGCCGTGGCGGCCGTGGTGGCCGAGGCGGCGAAGGCCGTGGTGGTGAGGGCCGAGGCCAAGGCGCCGACGGCGCCCGCCGCAGTGAATCCTCCGCCGAGGGCCGCAATGCCAATGGTGGGCGCGACGGCGGCCGCCGCCAAGGCGAGCGCACAGAGCGCGGCGAACGCACCGACCGCCCGCGCCGCGACGGCCAGCCGGCAGTGCAAGGCGAAGACTTCAGCCCCAAAGCCGTGAGCGAAATCGACAGCGTGGCCGACACCAACGCGCCCCGCGCCCCGCGCACGGACCGTGGTGAGCGCGGCGAACGCGGCGACGGACGCCGTGGTCGTGGCGAGGGCCGCCGCGAGCGCAGCCCGCAGGACGCAGCTCAGGACGTGACCGCCATGTCCGGCAGCGATGTCGCTGCGGAACGCCCACAAGGCGAGCTGGACACCGGCAACGCAGAACGCCGCGAGCGACGCCCCCGCGAGCGCGGCGAACGTGGAGGCCGTGAGCGCCGCGAACGCGCGCCCGAAGGCTTTGACGCAGCATCTGCAGCACCCGCAGCATCGACGGCGAACGTGGCAGAAGCCAGCGCGCCCTCGGACGCGGCCGCGCCGCAAGCCGCGCCGCGCTCGTACTTTGCCCGCGCCGCCGAGGCGCAGGATGCGTCGGCGCCCGTCGCCCATGCGTCGCCCATTGCCGCCGCCCCTGTGACGGCTGCACTGGCTGCAATGGATGTGGAAAGCGCCGCCGCTCACAGCGCACCCGTGGCCCCACGTGAGGCCGCGCCCCGCGCCGCGGCGCCGTCGCGCCCCACGCCTGCACCTGCCCCCGTGGCTGCGCCTGCTGCGGCGCCTGTGCCGCAGGGCATGCCGAAGGTTCAGCCCTTCACCCTGCCCGCGGCTGAGTTGGCCGAGGTGGCCCAAGTGGCCGGTCTGCAGTGGGTGAACTCGGACGCCGACAAAGTCGCCGCCGTCCGGGCTGCCATCGCCGCCGAACCGCGCCCGATCCACGTTCCGCGTGAGCGCCCCGCCCAGGTGGTGCTGGACGAAGGCCCATTGGTGCTGGTGGAAACGCGCAAGGATCTGCGCGACGTCCGCCTGGCGTTCGAGCAAGAAGGCAACGCCGCGCCGCATTAA
- a CDS encoding RluA family pseudouridine synthase, which produces MNRIIGANQATSDARAKPEVRWLTVDDESAGQRLDNFLLRHLKGVPKTHVYRIIRSGEVRVNKARASADTRVATGDEIRVPPVRVAEPKPLDGAQAAPAREFPVLLEDEAVLAIDKPAGVAVHGGSGVSFGVIEQLRRARPLARTLELVHRLDRETSGILLVAKKRSALKHLQDQFRDRETGKTYLALVLGDWPDKLKVIDAPLHKYLVPGGAGEGERRVKVVPKDDPDGMRAITLVKVRERLPGFTLLEVTIKTGRTHQIRVHLASQGHPIAGDEKYGDFERNKALHKQGLKRMFLHAWRLQFNHPVTNQRVELLAPLPPDLQAFTAAP; this is translated from the coding sequence GTGAATCGCATTATAGGTGCCAATCAGGCCACGTCCGACGCCCGGGCTAAACCCGAGGTCCGTTGGCTGACAGTGGACGACGAATCCGCGGGCCAGCGCCTGGACAACTTCCTGTTGCGCCACCTCAAGGGCGTGCCCAAGACGCACGTCTACCGCATCATCCGCAGCGGCGAGGTGCGGGTGAACAAGGCCCGCGCCAGCGCCGACACGCGCGTGGCGACAGGCGACGAAATCCGTGTGCCGCCCGTGCGCGTGGCCGAGCCCAAACCGCTGGACGGCGCCCAGGCCGCGCCAGCGCGCGAGTTTCCGGTGCTGCTGGAAGACGAAGCCGTCCTGGCCATCGACAAGCCTGCCGGTGTGGCGGTGCACGGCGGCTCGGGCGTCAGCTTTGGCGTGATCGAGCAGCTGCGCCGCGCCAGGCCACTGGCGCGCACGCTGGAGCTGGTGCACCGCCTTGACCGCGAAACCAGCGGCATCCTGCTGGTGGCCAAGAAGCGCAGCGCGCTGAAACACCTGCAAGACCAGTTCCGCGACCGCGAAACCGGCAAGACCTACCTGGCGCTGGTGCTGGGCGACTGGCCGGACAAACTCAAGGTGATCGACGCACCGCTGCACAAATACCTGGTGCCCGGCGGCGCAGGCGAGGGCGAGCGCCGCGTAAAAGTGGTGCCCAAGGACGACCCGGACGGCATGCGCGCCATCACCCTGGTCAAGGTGCGTGAGCGGCTGCCGGGCTTCACCCTGCTGGAAGTCACCATCAAGACCGGGCGCACACATCAGATCCGCGTGCACCTGGCCAGCCAGGGCCACCCGATCGCGGGCGACGAGAAATACGGCGATTTCGAGCGCAACAAGGCCTTGCACAAACAGGGCCTAAAACGCATGTTCCTGCACGCGTGGCGGTTACAGTTCAACCACCCTGTGACCAACCAGCGGGTGGAACTGCTGGCGCCGCTGCCGCCTGACCTGCAAGCCTTCACCGCAGCCCCATGA
- a CDS encoding HAD family hydrolase, which yields MNRPREFDLICFDWDGTLFDSTGIITRCIQQAVVDVGGARPTDEAASYVIGMALMPALAHAAPDVPKDKYPLLGERYRHHYLAHQNDISLFDGVLPMLAELKARHHWLAVATGKSRVGLDNVLATRDLKGIFDASRTADETAGKPDPRMLNELMRQFGTEPERTLMVGDTTHDLQMARNAGCASLGVSYGAHPPSEFEALGPRAILHSALALRQWLNVHA from the coding sequence ATGAACCGCCCACGCGAATTCGACCTGATCTGCTTCGACTGGGACGGCACCCTGTTCGACTCCACCGGCATCATCACCCGCTGCATCCAGCAGGCGGTGGTGGACGTCGGCGGCGCGCGGCCCACCGACGAAGCGGCTTCCTACGTGATCGGCATGGCGCTGATGCCCGCACTGGCCCACGCCGCCCCCGACGTGCCCAAGGACAAATACCCGCTGCTGGGCGAGCGCTACCGCCACCATTACCTGGCGCACCAGAACGACATCAGCCTGTTTGACGGCGTGCTGCCCATGCTGGCCGAGCTGAAGGCGCGCCACCACTGGCTGGCCGTGGCCACCGGCAAAAGCCGCGTGGGGCTGGACAACGTGCTGGCCACGCGCGATTTGAAGGGCATCTTTGACGCATCGCGCACCGCGGATGAAACCGCCGGCAAGCCCGATCCGCGCATGCTCAATGAGCTGATGCGCCAGTTCGGCACCGAACCCGAGCGCACCCTGATGGTGGGCGACACCACGCACGACCTGCAAATGGCGCGCAACGCCGGTTGCGCCAGCCTGGGCGTGAGCTACGGCGCGCACCCGCCCAGCGAATTTGAGGCGCTGGGCCCGCGCGCCATCCTGCATTCCGCGCTAGCGCTGCGCCAATGGCTGAACGTGCACGCATGA
- a CDS encoding Rieske (2Fe-2S) protein — protein sequence MSLPPAPPLESESAPVDGPPEALGKPDAGAESLPLCASADLVEGGLAVAFDVVYAGQTCRAFAIRFEGQLHAYLNRCTHVAMEMDYQEGRFFDDTGRWLLCASHGAAYAPGTGECAGGPCRGGLIKVDLSEDEGVVHWHTSYLLKPLVF from the coding sequence ATGAGCCTGCCGCCCGCGCCGCCCCTTGAAAGCGAAAGCGCGCCCGTTGACGGGCCGCCCGAAGCCTTAGGTAAGCCCGACGCAGGCGCTGAAAGCCTGCCGCTGTGCGCGTCGGCCGACTTGGTTGAAGGCGGCCTGGCCGTCGCCTTCGACGTGGTTTACGCCGGCCAAACCTGCCGCGCCTTCGCCATTCGGTTTGAAGGGCAGCTCCACGCCTACCTGAACCGCTGCACCCACGTGGCGATGGAGATGGACTACCAGGAAGGCCGCTTTTTTGACGACACCGGCCGTTGGCTGCTGTGCGCCTCGCACGGCGCCGCCTACGCGCCAGGCACCGGCGAATGCGCTGGCGGGCCGTGCCGTGGCGGGCTGATCAAGGTGGATCTGAGCGAAGACGAAGGCGTGGTGCACTGGCACACCAGCTACTTGCTCAAACCATTGGTTTTCTGA
- a CDS encoding S49 family peptidase: MENEVTLDAKTLHWEREAIEKLLMADLRERRAARRWRIFRSLVWMLLFGALIWLLVADMLPTSKTTVPHTAMVTIKGEIADTGEASAEYVLPALRSALEDDGAQALVLLINSPGGSPVQAGLINDEIRRLRALHKKPIYAVVEETCASAAYYIASAADKIYVNKASIVGSIGVLMDGFGFTGTMEKLGVERRLLTAGANKGFLDPFSPQSETQKQYAQVMLDQIHQQFIAVVKQGRGDRLKPNPEMFSGLFWTGEQAVQMGLADGLGSLDSVARDVVKAEKLVDYTNKENIAERFAKRFGAAIGGGAVNALRTLPPVR, translated from the coding sequence ATGGAAAATGAAGTAACCCTGGACGCCAAGACCCTGCACTGGGAGCGCGAAGCGATCGAAAAACTGCTGATGGCCGACCTGCGCGAGCGCCGCGCCGCCCGCCGCTGGCGCATCTTTCGCAGCCTGGTGTGGATGCTGCTCTTCGGCGCGCTGATCTGGCTGCTGGTGGCCGACATGCTGCCCACCAGCAAAACCACGGTGCCGCACACGGCCATGGTCACCATCAAGGGCGAAATCGCCGACACGGGCGAGGCCAGCGCCGAATACGTGCTGCCCGCCCTGCGCAGCGCGCTGGAAGACGACGGCGCCCAGGCGCTGGTGCTTTTGATCAACTCGCCCGGCGGCAGCCCGGTGCAGGCGGGCCTGATCAACGACGAAATCCGCCGCCTGCGCGCGCTGCACAAGAAGCCGATCTACGCTGTGGTGGAAGAAACCTGCGCCTCGGCCGCGTACTACATCGCCTCGGCCGCCGACAAGATCTATGTGAACAAGGCCAGCATCGTCGGCAGCATTGGCGTGCTGATGGACGGCTTCGGCTTTACCGGCACCATGGAAAAGCTGGGCGTGGAGCGCCGCCTGCTGACGGCCGGCGCCAACAAGGGCTTTCTGGACCCGTTCAGCCCCCAGTCTGAAACGCAAAAGCAGTACGCCCAGGTCATGCTGGACCAGATTCACCAGCAGTTCATTGCGGTGGTCAAGCAAGGCCGGGGCGACCGCCTGAAGCCCAACCCCGAGATGTTCAGCGGCCTGTTCTGGACCGGCGAGCAAGCCGTGCAGATGGGCCTGGCCGACGGCCTGGGCAGCCTGGATTCGGTGGCCCGAGACGTCGTCAAGGCCGAAAAGCTGGTGGACTACACCAACAAGGAAAACATCGCCGAACGCTTTGCCAAGCGCTTTGGCGCGGCCATCGGCGGTGGTGCGGTGAACGCACTGCGCACGCTGCCGCCGGTGCGCTGA
- a CDS encoding flavodoxin family protein has product MKHLLIVYHSMTGGTRRMAEAAAQAARGQEGVAVHLKTAQDARPEDLLAADGYVFACPENLAAIAGLMKDFFDRCYYPVLDRIQGRPYAVMVCAGSDGSNAARQMERIATGWRLKAVAPALTVCTHAQTPEQILAPKTLGAKDLTRCSELGEGLAAGLSAGIF; this is encoded by the coding sequence ATGAAGCACCTGCTTATCGTCTACCACTCCATGACTGGCGGCACGCGCCGGATGGCCGAGGCCGCCGCACAGGCCGCGCGTGGGCAGGAGGGCGTGGCCGTGCATCTCAAGACCGCCCAGGATGCCCGGCCAGAAGACCTGCTGGCGGCCGATGGCTACGTCTTCGCCTGTCCCGAAAACCTGGCGGCCATCGCCGGGCTGATGAAGGACTTTTTCGACCGCTGCTACTACCCCGTGCTGGACCGCATCCAGGGCCGCCCGTACGCCGTGATGGTGTGCGCGGGCAGCGACGGCAGCAACGCCGCGCGGCAGATGGAGCGCATCGCCACCGGTTGGCGGCTGAAAGCGGTGGCGCCGGCCTTGACCGTGTGCACGCACGCCCAAACACCAGAGCAGATCCTGGCGCCGAAAACGCTGGGCGCGAAAGACCTGACGCGGTGCTCCGAACTGGGCGAAGGTCTCGCCGCAGGGTTGTCGGCGGGCATTTTCTAG